ACCCCCAAGATTCCTTGAAAGGGCAGCATTAAATAGAGTGCAACTAAAGCGTAACCAGACAAAATTTCGGGACTGGTGCTGACAAAGCGGGGTAAGGCGAAAAGCAGCAAACCAATGATCAAAAAGGTGGCGAGGAGTCCATAGCCTCCGGCGATCGCGAAAGTGGTCATGCCTGCGATGTTATGGTCACGGGCAGCACTCGCAGTGGTATACAGATCTTCGGTGAGGAAGCTTTGTCGCCGTTGGTAATGCAGCTTTAGTTCTTTGATGCCTGCGATGATGGCTTGGAAATGATGCAGTAAGCTGTCTTGCTCTTTGCGGGCTAGCGAGAGGGCTTTTCTGGCTCTACTGATAATGATTTGCAAGCTAGCGATCACCAGCACTAGCACTAGCATCATCAACCCAAACACAGACAAGGAAAGCCATGCCAGGTAAGCAAGACAACTCACCAGGATTGCCAGATCAATACACAGCACCGGAAATGAGAAGAGAGCGTTGGCAACCGATTGAATGTCGTCGGTGAGGGTAGCCAATAGTCGAGATGCGCCGAGGGCTTCCAGTTGTCGTAGCGGGGAAGCCAGGATTTGACGACTCAACAGCAACCGCAATTCAAAGATAGAGCCTTGGGCAAGCCGAGCCAACAAAATTTGCGAGGCGATCGTACTGAGCAACAGTACTAAACCCAACGCCGCGAACCTTTGCATTAGAGCCGCAGTAGGCGGATTCTGGCTGCTTAGAGTGGTGTTGATCAGAGCAATCAGGCCCGTGCTACTTGCACCGCCTAGCAGCCCAGTCAGCATTGCCAGCACCACACTCACCCAAGAGGTTTTGAGTAGTAAGTAAACCAAATTCACAGGGTTTCAGCCTCGCAACCAGGTGGTTTATTAACTGCCAAAACTGGAGTTGGGCAGCGATGAGTATCCCAGTGTTGCTATTGTGGGTCTTTCATCGGTTAAGCTCCTGCCCAGCTCCGACAGATTAGTCTAGGTTGCTCAAGAAACTGGCTGACTGAGTACTTCTGGTAAATTAATTTTTTCTACAATTGGTGTGAAACCGAGCCACTGTACAGAAACTTGGGCAAACTGGTCGGGGTTGCTGCTGACACAAAAGCGAGTGGGCATCGGTAGCCGCGTGTTTCTCAATCCCAACAGCTCTAACTCTTGGGCGGCGGCAGCTACCACACTCACGGCTGGATCAACTAGCTTTACCGATGGCGGCAGTAAGGTGCGTAGGACAGGTGCTAGGTGCGGATAATGAGTGCAGCCATAAACGAGGGTATCAATTTGGTGCTGCAATAGCGGTGCTAAATACTCCTGAGCGACTTCATAAGTGTAAGGATCGCTAATCCGATTTTGTTCTACTAACGGGACAAACTCTGGACACCCCACCTGCCACACTTCAGCCGTGTCTTCAATTTCGAGGACAGCACGCCGATAGGCATTGCTAGCGGCAGTTGCAGGAGTTGCAATCACCCCGATCCGACGCCCCTGTTGAACTGCGGCCCGGGCTCCTGGCAAAATCAAGCCTAGAATGGGGATTTTAAATTCCCGCCGGACTGTTTCTAAAGCCAGGGCTGAGCTGGTGTTGCAAGCCATGATGGCCATTTTGACCCCTTGCTGCACCATCCAAGCCAAAATCTCTCGCACGAACTGCAAAATCTCGGCTTGCGATCGCGTTCCATAGGGCAGACGCGCGGTGTCTCCAAAATAGAGAATCGACTCGTTAGGCAACTGCCGATACATCTCTCGCAAAACTGTGATTCCTCCCACCCCGCTGTCAAATACGCCAATATAGGCACGTTGTCGTTCTGTAGCAAACGTAGCAGGTAGATTGGGTTCTAAGCTGGCTGGATGCTCTAAGTGGAGCTGGTCGCGTTCGGAGGATGAGTTTGGTTGGGAGTGATTAGACACGGATGAATGCATTCAGGTGGGACTAAAAGTTTTGCTGGATGTACTGTAGAACACCACGGGCGATCGCGTCAGCCATTTGGGTGCGATAACTAGACGTTGAGAGTCTAGCCGCATCCTCTGCCCCGGTGACAAACCCTACTTCTACCAGAACTGAAGGCATGGACGTTCTACGCAGAACGTAGAATCTAGCGGAGCGAACCCCGCGATCGCGAGCCCCAGTTCCCTGAAGCACATTATTATGAATCGTCCGAGCTAGCCGCTCACCACTGCTGTAGTAGTAGGTTTCGAGTCCATTGACATCGGGGCGACTCATGCTAATTGCGTTGGCATGAATGCTCACAAATAAACTGGCGTTGGCTCGCTCCGCTAAGACCACTCGCGGTTCTAAATCTAAGTCGCGATCGTCCTCACGAGTCATCACGACTTGCACACCTTGTTGCCCCAATCTCGCGGCCACCTGACGGGAAATGTCTAGCACCAGTCCCTTTTCCTGTAAACCACCGATACCAACAGCGCCTGGGTCAGGGCCACCATGCCCTGGATCAATAACGACCACCAGCCGCCCATTTGGGTTTCTCGGTATGTTGGTGATGGGGGAATTGGTTGTGGTTGGCGGAGGCACCGGAATAGAACCCACTGGGCTACCCGGAGGTACCACGGGTGTAGGGCGAGAGCGTTGCAGCTGTAAAGCCAGAATTTGGTTGCTAGGTTGATTAACGTCACCAATTTGCACACCTGCTGCTGGCTGCACCAAAATCGCCACTGTGCGCGGGTCTTCTTGCCGCAATCGCACTCGTAACAAAGCACTAGTAGCATCCAGCTTGGGCCCGCGAACTTGCTCCGCCAAACGAGCTGAGGAAACAGTGATGCGATACAGCCCCGAAGTGCGATCCCAGCCAGTCGTATAGGTCAATGGGCGATTGGCCCGAATCACGAGTTGGTTGCCATTATTTTCTAGATCAACGGCATCAATCGTGGCGACTTGATTCGTATCAGGATCACTCGTGGTTGGCACTGGGCGCGAGTTGTCAGGTGTAGGACGTTGGCTCTCTGCTGTCGCAGCCGTCACACCACCTGTTGGCACCAGAACAACGCCACCTAAGTTACTCGCTGTAGCCTGCCAATCGGGGCTAGTCCTCGCGACATTCAGGGTGATCCGAGCGACCGGAGGTGACGTTTGCGCTTGACTAACCTGTAGTTGACCCACCCCATAACGGTTAACTGAGATGGTTCGCTGCGTCAACCTCGGAGAAATGGCCGTCCCTTTGAGGGAAATTTCAATTTGCTGCCCATTATTACTGCGGTTGACTGCAACTTCCGGTGCCCGACCTGTAGTCCGGACAAAAATGCCATCGGGTGTCACCTGCACATTCTGAATTTGAGTGGTGGCTCCTGTGACCACGGGCTGAGCTGCGGTAGGGGTAGGGGTGACAGGTGAGCTACTGGGTACTACCACACCAGAGTTGCCGGATGAAGCCACAGGCTGGGGAGTAGGCAGCTGCACAGACCATTGGTTGGCAGAACGACCCCGGAATTTCACTTGCTGCGGATCAAGGGTGTAACCTGGCGTCAGTTCAATCACGATCCGAGTGGTTTGAGGGTCGAACTGTCCCACTCGAATCGAACGAATCCCTCCACCTACCTGTCGATTCCTGAGGGCTCCACCCACTTTGGTCCCTGGTAAATCAATTACCAAGCGAGTGGGATTCGCAATCAGCTGGGCTCTCGGTTGAACGCCATCATCGGTGGTAAAGTCAAGTCGATTTTGGTTGGCATCAAATTGCCAAGACTGTAGTCTAGCCGCTTCTGCAGGGGACGACAGCAGAATAATGCCCAGAAAACTGGGTAATAGCCAGTGAAGCCTCACTGTGATTTCTCCTCGTTTGGATTGTGTCGCTGTAAGCTGTTGGCGAGTTGAAAATCAACCCAGTTCAGTAAGGCAAAACCCATGCTGGGCTATATTCCTCTGTTAAGTTCAAACTTTAAGGCTGCGTTGAAAAATACCACGATTTAGGTTACACCACAGTTTTACGTTTACGAGCCAAAGATTGATGAACTAGACAGAATTGTTTGCTTGAACTAAGCCGCTTCAACAGCTTTACTAGATTGGTCATTTGCAACTGAAGTGTTGCTCCACATTCCTCACCCCACCAACATTTCAGTTCAATCAAGAGCCTTATCTAGTTAGAGTCTTGGTTAACAGTGTAATTTGCAGACGTTGCTTGCATTTCAGCCGCTGCCGACTGATGCGGCTAACGCTTGAAAGCACCTTGCTGCCCGAAGACTCCCCTATACAATTGAGCTTGATAGGCGATCGGACGCAGACTCGGCCATACAAGTTTCATCCAATAGTGTTAATCAACCCGCAGGAAACGTCCTCAGGATATCTAGACAGAAATCCTGAAAACTAACCTGCAAGTAAGAGCGATTGGCTAGTGTTGCCCTGGCTCAGGGGTAGGTTCTAAGGTTTCTACTACCTCGGTGCGATCGCTTTGCGTCTCTAGGTTCCCGCTCAATGGCTGAGCTTGGCTGGCTTCGAGAGCGAAGTCTGTTGCTTCATCTGTAGAAGAGTCGGACTCAGTTTGAAAGACGACTCGTAAGAGCGGGGGAGCAAGAAATGTGGTCAAAATCACCATAACGATGATGGCCGCTTCCAAGGGTTTGGAAAGAATACCACTAGCTGAACCAACGCCAGCAAAGACTAATCCCACTTCGCCCCGTGGAATCATCCCTACCCCGATCGCCAGCCGATTAATGTTGGGCTGACCAAACACAGTTAACCCAGTGATAACTTTGCCCACGATCGCCACCAGAACCAAAAAGGCGGCCATCGCCAAGCCTTCCCGATTGCTGGGAATTGCTGGGTTGAGGACACCAATATCCGTTCTAGCCCCTACCGTGACAAAGAAAATCGGTACGAGCATGTCGGCGATGGGAATGACTTGTTCTTCCAGCTCGCTGCGTTTTTCCGTTTCTGCCAGAATTAAGCCTGCTGCAAATGCTCCCAGAATGGCTTCTAGCTGAATTGCCGCTGCAACATAGGACAGAATAAAGGCAAAGATTAAGGCCGAAATTAGCAGTTGACCGCGTGTCTTTAGCTGATTGACTAAGGAAACGAAGAAGGGACTGAGAAAGCGACCCAGAAGAATCGAGCCCACCAAGAAAACGGTGGCACTCACAATCAGATAAATCACATTTGTGACTTCGATTTCTCCAGTTTTCGCTAAGCTAGCAACCACCGCGAGAACGATGATGCCAAGCACGTCATCTAAGACCGCCGCACCAATGATGATCTGGCCTTCACGGGAGTTGAGGCGCTGAATTTCCGCCAAAACTCTTGCAGTAATCCCGATACTTGTAGCCGTCAGGGCTGCTCCCGCAAAGATCGCCGGAACCGTGGGCACACCAAAGAGGGTAATCAGTCCAGCGGTGCCTGCGGCAAAGGGCGCAGCAACTCCGACCACAGCGACTACTGCGGCTTGAGGACCAACCCGAATCAGTTCTTTTAAGTTTGATTCCAGGCCAATTTCAAATAGCAAAATTACGACACCCAGTTCAGCGAGGACAGAAATAACTTCGCTTTGGGCAGCAAACAGGCTGGCGATCGATTCGGTCCCCAAGCCTGTTGTCATTTGCATGAAATTCATGACCACGGAGGTAGAACTATCTGCTCCACCTTCCGGAAATACCAACAGATGCAGTGCTGAAATACCCACCACTACACCACCCAGCAGCTCTCCTAGGACTGGGGGTAAGTTAATTCGAGCGCAAAGTTCGCCGCCAATTTTGCTGGCTAAATAAACCACAACTAAGCTGAGCAAGACCCCTGCGAGTACAAGGGCGCTGCTCTCAGTTTCGGTTGCTGTTGCTAGCAATGGATTGGCGGGCAGAACAAAAGGAATGGAGAAAATTGAGGAGGCTATCCAGGCAGTAAGATCAGCCATTGCTTCCACAGAACTCATTCTGTCTAATGTACAGGTTTCTTTACAGAATTAAGCTCCTCCCACGTTAGGAGTCCTGTCAGAAGCTAGAAAATTGGGAAGCTGGAGGCTAAATCTGGTCAGATAAACACGCGATGCTGCAAGGAAGGCATTTGGCGGCGAACTTGGTCTAGACGCGCTGGCTCAATCGAGGCGATCGCGATACCCGGTGTATCCCCCGCATCAGCTAGGATCACGCCCCAAGGGTCAATGACCATAGCATGGCCGTGAGATTGCCGCATGGTGTTGTGCCGTCCTGTCTGCGCTGGGGCAATTACATAGCAAGTGTTTTCGATTGCCCTCGCTTGGAGCAAAACTTGCCAATGGTCTTTACCCGTATACGCAGTAAAGGCTGCGGGCACAAAGAGCACTTCTGCGCCCATCTGGGACAAATGCCGATATAGCTCCGGAAAGCGTACGTCGTAGCACACGGAAAGCCCAATCTGGCCCAACTCCTTGGAAGGATGGATGGGAGGCACCCGCATTCCCGCAAGCACGCTGCTAGATTCGCGGTAGGTATTGCCATCGGGGAGATCCACATCAAACAAATGTGCTTTCTCGTAGCGGGCCAATTCTTGTCCACTCGGATCAATTAGCAGGGCTGTGTTGTAAACTTTGCCGTTGCCCACAGGAACCGGAAAGCCACCCCCCAAAATGGTGACTTGAAAGCGCTGAGCCATCGTTTTGAGGAATTTTTCGCTTTCAACGGCGATCGCTTCTGCTTGATCCAGCTTGGCGTCCTCATCCCCTAAAAAGGAAAAATTTTCTGGCAACCCGATCAATTCGGCTCCCTGCCGCACTGCAAGGTCGATCAGTTCTTCTGCCTGCACTAAATTTTTTTCCAAATTAGGCAGACTATTCATTTGAATGGCGGCAGCCAGATAAGACTTCATAGATGTCGCTAACAAAGATGCAAGGTCAGTAAGTGAGCTAAGACCAATATTGTGGCCTATATCCATCTTCCCCTGCAAAGCTACATGGTTTGTCACCTTTGGGTTTGGCTGCAACGATTCTTAGCTTGCCGCGCCTTTTGGTGCTTTTTAGGTCTTGCTGCTAAAGCCAGTATTTAGGATATTTTCGATCATCGGCCAGGTTATTAAAGACAACCGCACACAACACCAGCAAAATGGAGCCTGTCAGAACGGGTGTAAAAAAGAATTTCCAACTGGCTCCTGTCATGATGATGACGAGTGGGACAGCCCCGGCGGGTGGGTGCAGTGTATGAGTCAACTGCATACAACCAATCGCAGTCGCTACTGCCAGCGCCATCACCCAAGCCTCGGAGCCAAACAGATGTAGGCAAGTCAAGCCGATCAGACTGGCTAAACAGTGACCGCCAATAATATTACGCGGTTGGGCTAGGGGGCTTTCGGGAGCGGCAAAGGCTAAAACACAAGTAGCTCCAAACGGTGCAATTAACATCGGAGCCTGAGCGATCGCAGAACTGTATCCTGTTGTGGCGATCGCAAGTTCCCACGCTCTAAACTTTTCATCCTTTCCTTCGGAACGCTTCGCGAACATCCCTCCTCCTTCATCCTTTTCTTTTTCTTTCCCAGTACCTTGCTCGTCGCCAAAATTCCGCCACTCTAGCTTCCCATTGTTGCCAATAAGCGCTAAGTGCCTCTGCCTCAAACCAAAATACTTCTGCCGCTAGACCAGGAAGCGCTACGACTAACAATCCATGGGCCAAGTTTAGTTCATGGTCTTGATAGAGCTGATTGGCTGCACCTAAGTAGGCAACCAGTTGCAGCGGGTAATCGTAAAGTCGCTCTAGGGTTTCCTTAGGTTTGTCAGCCGTTTTCCAATCACAAACACAGGGCACCCCCTGGTAGCTAGCCACACAGTCTACTTGTCCGGCGTAGCCTAGGTCGTCATGAAACACAAAGCCTTCTACTAAGCGGATGTGGTGAATTTGCTGCAACACAGGCTCAATGCTCTCCCAGTAAGGTTGCACAGCTTCTGAGCAAACGACTTCTTCACCTAATAGGTAACGCTGAATTTGCTTGTGCGTGCCTGTTCCTCGCCGACTTGCTGCCCCAGAAATGCGAGTGGCTTCGGCTGGCCCCACGCGATCGCGCCAATTTGCTAAGGCTTCCCGATGCGCCTTTGGCTTCGTGGCATTAAGAATAGTGGTGACACTCGGTAAGCGTCTACCCTGCTGATCCACATAATATTGTTTGCCTTGTTCTCGCACCGTTTTGGCAGTGTAGTGAGGTAGCCGCTGCAATTCCGAAGACATAGATGAAACCAAACACTTATTCTGGTGAGTGAACTTTTGGTGAGTGGACGAATTGACGAACAGTGAGCAAAGTAGAAAGTGAAAATTGCTAGAGGGCTACTATCCAGATGAACCTTTTGCAGATTTATCCCCGCTTATTCCCTGCGATCGACGGGATTGGTGATTACGCTTTGAAGCTAGCTCACGGGCTGAGCAGTTGCTATGGCATCACCACTCATTTCCTCACCAACCCTATGGCAGGGGCACCCCGATCCGCGATCGCTGGCTTTCCAGTTACGGAAATGGCGGCAAATACCCCAGAAGCGTTGCTGAGTGCCATTCCTTCCAACATAGACAGCATTCTTTTACACTACTCCGATTATCCTTACGAACTCAAATATGGGGCTCCGTTCTGGCTTGCAGATGCTTTAGCCACCGTGAAACAGCAACGCCACCTTCCTTTGGTGATCATGTTTCATGAATTTCCCCACTTTGTCTTATTGCGAAAAACCTTATATCTATTGCCTTGGCAGAGCGCTGCTGCTTGGCGAATTGCCAGGTGTGCCGACACAATTCTGACAAATAATTCAGCCACTCAAGCTCAGTTAGAGCGGCGTTTGCACTCTCCCGTGACCAGTATTCCTGTCTTTTCTGGGATGGGCGAACCGTCGGAGATTCCTTTGCTGAGTGAGCGAGTTCGACGGATGGTAGTGTTTGGTACACCTGGGCGTAGAAGTAAGGTTTATCGGCGATCGCTCGGCGCTTTGATCAAGGCTTGTCGCCGCCTCAACATTGCAGAAATTTGCGATGTCGGCCCTTCCCTTAATCTCAATACTTCCGAAATTCAGGGTATCCGTTTGGTGGAAATGGGGGAACAACCTGCGGAGGTGGTGAGCGAGTTGATGTTGAACTCATTCGCGGGTTTTGCTCACTCCCAAGACAATCGTAAGCTTTCAAAGTCTGGTGTGCTTGCTGCTTATTGTGCGCATGGATTGGTCCCTGTGGTCACTCAAGCTCAATCTGCACCAGCCGATCGCCTGTTCGCTTATACCAACTTTTTCGTTGCGGATAATCAATCTTCTCCCGTCCCTTTAGAGACTTGTCAGGCGATCGCTGACCAGGCCCATGCTTGGTATCAAGACCACAATCAAGCCAAAAATTTTGAGACGTTTGCAGCTAAACTGCTGGAAAATTCTACTAAAGCGATAATTTCGTAACCACCACGGAAATCCCTGTTTTTCTCACGTCAGCTAAAGGTTCTGGTTAATGTGATGCACTGCTGGCTAGCAGCTTAAATGTTGAGCCAAACCCGACCCGTACTCCACTCATCCTGCTGGGCTGGTATGTAGGGGATGTCAACCAAGAGGGTGATTGGATTGCATTCAGTTGCTCGTTAGACTAGCTAGAATGGCATTTAAACGATTGCCCTGTCCGTTAAGTTCCTTCCTAGTGAGGAGCGAAAAACTGAGCCTGATTTTTAGTCTTGTTTCAAGACTTGTAACCGCCAGCTTGTGTCTTGCCCTGTTCTCTATCCTGAAGATATGCGCTCTACTGTTAAGCCGCCTGCTTCACCTCGATGGGAAGAGCTTCCCCTGCCTTCCCAAGCTGACTCTGGCCAGCTAGACAATATCAAGGCTCATCTTGACCTGATATTGCTAGCTCTGGAGGCATTAGCAGGGATTGGCTCTGAAGCAATGCTACAAGCAGCTACAGACCTCAACCTAGAAGAGATGATCAGCGATCGCGTTGCCCTATGGCGATTGCGGCAGTCGAGCCCGCTGCGTAAGGGCCAGGGGGGGCGCAAGAAATTGGATGTTGAGGAGGCGCGATCGCTCGTTTTAATCAGTTGTCATCTTGCTAAGCAGCACCAAGAATTAATTCGTCGGGCTGTGGCACTACTTGAACAACTGGCGGAGCAAAACAAGGAACCTCATCAAGCGGCGCTGTTAGGAGATTATTTAGACAAATTCAATAACACCTACCAAGAGCGCATGGAAGAGGGGGAAGAAACTCCGCCTGACATCCTGACGCACTTGGCGCTCAAGCTGCTGATCGACTTGTTGTTCTACAGTGCCCCTGGTGGCCCCCGTCGTTTTTGGCTAGCCCTCTTGGATCGTTCACGGGATGGCGTAGCCGCTGTCTAACCCCTGGGTTAGCACTTTTGCTTCACTCAATTCCGATTGCCTAGCCTACACCGACGCATTCTAGAACCACCCATGCCTTTTTTGTCTACTTCAGTCCTGCGACGGTATACTCCTCCTACCTGCACCCTAGAGATTGTCGCCCAAGATTCGCCCTTATCTCGTTGGGCAGGTCGTCCGCTGCTCAGAAAACTACGATTTCATCTGAGTTTGGATGATCCGCGCTTGCCAGATGCTCAACAAGTTTCTTTGCGGGGCGATCGCTTTCAGCTTGATGAGTTATGTGAGGCCGTCAGCGCCTATGTGCAAAACTTCCTTAACCAATCGCCAGCCTTAATAAGTCCAGGATCGCGATCGTCTGTAGCAACGCTAGAAGCACCAACGGCAGCCCCACCCGCTATTGATCTGAGTGCGGCCCGCTCCGCTAGAGCAGCGGCTATGAGTGTGGTAGAGCCAGAAACAGATGCCCTCTTGAGCGATCAATCCGGTGAACTGGCCAGTGCCGCAGAAGCAGCGGCTCCGTCTGCCCCCCTCGTGCTTGAATCACCTCGCATTTCTCTTCAGCCTCAAGGCTTACTTTCCCACAGACTCCACTTAGGGTCTTTAGCCACCGCATCATCCAATGTCATCACTTTAAGTGCCATTCAATTGGCTGACTTAGCTGCCGCTTTGGATGACTATGCTACGGATACAGTAGTCTTGCCTGAGCTGAGTCAACGCAGTTGGGTTCCCGTTCTGCCCACTTGGGCACCAACGGCTGCGGCTGTTTTGCTGACGGCGGGTGTGACGGCGGGTGTGATCAAGAGTCTGGATCAACCGACTCCTGAATTAAAAACAGCGGTCTCATTTTCCAATCCGCAAGCAACAGGCCAGCAGGCAATGGTTCCAGGGCAAGTCCCGACTGGGCCTTTAGGAGTCCCTGCTCCTCCTCAGACGGTTCCACCCCCACCTCCGGCTGGAGCCATCCAGTCAGGCATACCCACTGTGCCTGTGCCGAATACAAGTGCGCCAAATGTAGTCGCTCTGGCCCCAGTACCGCCACCCCCCGCTGGTGCTAACTCAACTG
The Trichocoleus desertorum ATA4-8-CV12 genome window above contains:
- the murI gene encoding glutamate racemase, producing the protein MHSSVSNHSQPNSSSERDQLHLEHPASLEPNLPATFATERQRAYIGVFDSGVGGITVLREMYRQLPNESILYFGDTARLPYGTRSQAEILQFVREILAWMVQQGVKMAIMACNTSSALALETVRREFKIPILGLILPGARAAVQQGRRIGVIATPATAASNAYRRAVLEIEDTAEVWQVGCPEFVPLVEQNRISDPYTYEVAQEYLAPLLQHQIDTLVYGCTHYPHLAPVLRTLLPPSVKLVDPAVSVVAAAAQELELLGLRNTRLPMPTRFCVSSNPDQFAQVSVQWLGFTPIVEKINLPEVLSQPVS
- a CDS encoding DUF4335 domain-containing protein, whose product is MPFLSTSVLRRYTPPTCTLEIVAQDSPLSRWAGRPLLRKLRFHLSLDDPRLPDAQQVSLRGDRFQLDELCEAVSAYVQNFLNQSPALISPGSRSSVATLEAPTAAPPAIDLSAARSARAAAMSVVEPETDALLSDQSGELASAAEAAAPSAPLVLESPRISLQPQGLLSHRLHLGSLATASSNVITLSAIQLADLAAALDDYATDTVVLPELSQRSWVPVLPTWAPTAAAVLLTAGVTAGVIKSLDQPTPELKTAVSFSNPQATGQQAMVPGQVPTGPLGVPAPPQTVPPPPPAGAIQSGIPTVPVPNTSAPNVVALAPVPPPPAGANSTAAPPTTNKPIASIPVESAPVALAPRFESAPQLEETAPASEPLPPAPTAAKLPNLESARSAAAPEEGDAGVSPSLEAAQAPTSDAASGSAFDSIPQVAEVRSYFEERWQPPEGLTQTLEYTLLIGADGSIQRIVPLGQSAGDYIDRTGMPLVGEPFVTPIAGDQSPRVRVVLSPDGQVRTFLE
- a CDS encoding cyclic peptide export ABC transporter; the encoded protein is MNLVYLLLKTSWVSVVLAMLTGLLGGASSTGLIALINTTLSSQNPPTAALMQRFAALGLVLLLSTIASQILLARLAQGSIFELRLLLSRQILASPLRQLEALGASRLLATLTDDIQSVANALFSFPVLCIDLAILVSCLAYLAWLSLSVFGLMMLVLVLVIASLQIIISRARKALSLARKEQDSLLHHFQAIIAGIKELKLHYQRRQSFLTEDLYTTASAARDHNIAGMTTFAIAGGYGLLATFLIIGLLLFALPRFVSTSPEILSGYALVALYLMLPFQGILGVIPVLSRATVALDAIQALGLALAEHTTETTAIAPPAPNATWQQLDLVAVTHAYRGEREEDGFTLGPMTLSFQPGEVVFLVGGNGSGKSTLAKLITGLYSPEVGELQLDGQAITDANREWYRQHFSVVFADFYLFDRLLGLGDRGDLDPQAKEYLIQLHLDHKVRVQDGTLSTTTLSQGQRKRLALLTAYLEDRPIYLFDEWASDQDPIFKEIFYTQLLPELKQRGKAVLVISHDDHYFHLADRIVKLDYGKLEYDKRIAA
- a CDS encoding PD-(D/E)XK nuclease family protein, translated to MSSELQRLPHYTAKTVREQGKQYYVDQQGRRLPSVTTILNATKPKAHREALANWRDRVGPAEATRISGAASRRGTGTHKQIQRYLLGEEVVCSEAVQPYWESIEPVLQQIHHIRLVEGFVFHDDLGYAGQVDCVASYQGVPCVCDWKTADKPKETLERLYDYPLQLVAYLGAANQLYQDHELNLAHGLLVVALPGLAAEVFWFEAEALSAYWQQWEARVAEFWRRARYWERKRKG
- a CDS encoding carbon-nitrogen hydrolase family protein, with protein sequence MKSYLAAAIQMNSLPNLEKNLVQAEELIDLAVRQGAELIGLPENFSFLGDEDAKLDQAEAIAVESEKFLKTMAQRFQVTILGGGFPVPVGNGKVYNTALLIDPSGQELARYEKAHLFDVDLPDGNTYRESSSVLAGMRVPPIHPSKELGQIGLSVCYDVRFPELYRHLSQMGAEVLFVPAAFTAYTGKDHWQVLLQARAIENTCYVIAPAQTGRHNTMRQSHGHAMVIDPWGVILADAGDTPGIAIASIEPARLDQVRRQMPSLQHRVFI
- a CDS encoding HPP family protein, whose amino-acid sequence is MFAKRSEGKDEKFRAWELAIATTGYSSAIAQAPMLIAPFGATCVLAFAAPESPLAQPRNIIGGHCLASLIGLTCLHLFGSEAWVMALAVATAIGCMQLTHTLHPPAGAVPLVIIMTGASWKFFFTPVLTGSILLVLCAVVFNNLADDRKYPKYWL
- a CDS encoding DUF3038 domain-containing protein; this translates as MRSTVKPPASPRWEELPLPSQADSGQLDNIKAHLDLILLALEALAGIGSEAMLQAATDLNLEEMISDRVALWRLRQSSPLRKGQGGRKKLDVEEARSLVLISCHLAKQHQELIRRAVALLEQLAEQNKEPHQAALLGDYLDKFNNTYQERMEEGEETPPDILTHLALKLLIDLLFYSAPGGPRRFWLALLDRSRDGVAAV
- a CDS encoding cation:proton antiporter codes for the protein MADLTAWIASSIFSIPFVLPANPLLATATETESSALVLAGVLLSLVVVYLASKIGGELCARINLPPVLGELLGGVVVGISALHLLVFPEGGADSSTSVVMNFMQMTTGLGTESIASLFAAQSEVISVLAELGVVILLFEIGLESNLKELIRVGPQAAVVAVVGVAAPFAAGTAGLITLFGVPTVPAIFAGAALTATSIGITARVLAEIQRLNSREGQIIIGAAVLDDVLGIIVLAVVASLAKTGEIEVTNVIYLIVSATVFLVGSILLGRFLSPFFVSLVNQLKTRGQLLISALIFAFILSYVAAAIQLEAILGAFAAGLILAETEKRSELEEQVIPIADMLVPIFFVTVGARTDIGVLNPAIPSNREGLAMAAFLVLVAIVGKVITGLTVFGQPNINRLAIGVGMIPRGEVGLVFAGVGSASGILSKPLEAAIIVMVILTTFLAPPLLRVVFQTESDSSTDEATDFALEASQAQPLSGNLETQSDRTEVVETLEPTPEPGQH
- a CDS encoding N-acetylmuramoyl-L-alanine amidase — protein: MRLHWLLPSFLGIILLSSPAEAARLQSWQFDANQNRLDFTTDDGVQPRAQLIANPTRLVIDLPGTKVGGALRNRQVGGGIRSIRVGQFDPQTTRIVIELTPGYTLDPQQVKFRGRSANQWSVQLPTPQPVASSGNSGVVVPSSSPVTPTPTAAQPVVTGATTQIQNVQVTPDGIFVRTTGRAPEVAVNRSNNGQQIEISLKGTAISPRLTQRTISVNRYGVGQLQVSQAQTSPPVARITLNVARTSPDWQATASNLGGVVLVPTGGVTAATAESQRPTPDNSRPVPTTSDPDTNQVATIDAVDLENNGNQLVIRANRPLTYTTGWDRTSGLYRITVSSARLAEQVRGPKLDATSALLRVRLRQEDPRTVAILVQPAAGVQIGDVNQPSNQILALQLQRSRPTPVVPPGSPVGSIPVPPPTTTNSPITNIPRNPNGRLVVVIDPGHGGPDPGAVGIGGLQEKGLVLDISRQVAARLGQQGVQVVMTREDDRDLDLEPRVVLAERANASLFVSIHANAISMSRPDVNGLETYYYSSGERLARTIHNNVLQGTGARDRGVRSARFYVLRRTSMPSVLVEVGFVTGAEDAARLSTSSYRTQMADAIARGVLQYIQQNF